In a single window of the Streptomyces cinnabarinus genome:
- a CDS encoding dihydrofolate reductase family protein — protein MPELLVDFITSLDRYASAEGWPGFWGLEGPEYLAWLGEQPEATYLMGANTYRLMSSFAAGEVPKGQDEFRPEEEASVDELTQASKVVFSSSLNEPLTWANSTLVRDNAVEAVRAMKSSGSGLLSTIGSLSLCRSLLRAGLVDRFRVVMFPVITGATGEERIYDGYPDVALEVIDHRTFDDRIQLVEYKPRVLEHPPLGVPA, from the coding sequence ATTCCGGAGCTTCTCGTTGACTTCATCACCTCCCTCGACCGCTACGCATCGGCAGAGGGGTGGCCGGGGTTCTGGGGACTGGAGGGCCCGGAGTACCTCGCATGGCTCGGCGAGCAGCCCGAGGCCACCTACCTGATGGGAGCGAATACCTACCGCCTGATGTCGAGCTTCGCTGCAGGCGAGGTCCCGAAGGGCCAAGACGAGTTCAGGCCCGAAGAAGAGGCGTCCGTCGACGAGCTCACGCAGGCATCCAAGGTGGTGTTCTCCTCCTCACTCAACGAGCCACTGACGTGGGCCAACTCAACGCTCGTCCGCGACAACGCCGTCGAAGCTGTCCGCGCCATGAAGTCCAGTGGCTCGGGGCTCCTCAGCACGATCGGCAGCCTCAGCCTGTGCCGGTCCCTGCTACGAGCCGGACTCGTCGACCGCTTCCGGGTCGTTATGTTCCCGGTGATCACCGGCGCCACGGGCGAAGAGCGCATCTACGACGGCTACCCGGACGTTGCCCTCGAGGTGATCGACCACCGCACCTTTGACGACCGTATCCAGCTGGTTGAGTACAAGCCCCGCGTGCTCGAGCACCCGCCGCTCGGCGTCCCTGCGTGA
- a CDS encoding glycoside hydrolase family 10 protein: MRLPRVLTTLAAGLGLLLGALTAPPAHARADDGAAPPAQWRSYWVDAFNPGIYTPAQVTALVQDALDVNANALIVQTARRYDCFCNNALYPRTDAAIAPEPYDPLAEVVRQGHAAGLQVHAWVNVNTMWNSSTPPRSPDHVFNQHGPGATGADRWLNKKADGQELVGANAYVDPGHPAAVDYIVRGIQSIVRNYDVDGVNLDYVRYPDGSSTTTHSDWGYNAVSLARFQQATGRTDVPLPSDTAWSDWRRNQVTQLVRRIYLGVWEIDPQARLSMDAITYGHGPQAVGGWRATRTYTEVLQDWAGWLDEGIMDTAVTMNYKRNWNPDQARMFSEWSEFLADHQGERQAVNGPALYLNSVADSLSQVRQALRPSTAGNAAAGWSGYSYAAPSKDVAANGLPAERAKLVQALTRGEDAPFSNEATVPGMPWKTAPRDGHVTGRLLLHSGGPLDQVPVTLTPLTGGGEKTTRLSDGSGWFGFTHVKPGLYLLTLLLPEGVIGAPKTVVRVTKGSIARTAFPPFLAVP; encoded by the coding sequence ATGCGTTTGCCTCGCGTACTCACAACCCTGGCGGCGGGCCTCGGCCTGCTCCTCGGCGCACTCACCGCGCCGCCCGCCCACGCCCGTGCCGACGACGGCGCGGCACCGCCGGCCCAGTGGCGCAGCTACTGGGTGGACGCGTTCAACCCGGGCATCTACACACCCGCACAGGTCACGGCCCTGGTCCAGGACGCGTTGGACGTCAACGCCAACGCCCTGATCGTGCAGACGGCCCGGCGCTACGACTGCTTCTGCAACAACGCCCTGTACCCGCGCACCGACGCCGCGATCGCCCCGGAGCCCTACGACCCACTGGCGGAAGTGGTCCGGCAGGGACACGCCGCCGGACTGCAGGTGCACGCCTGGGTCAACGTCAACACCATGTGGAACAGCAGCACCCCGCCCCGCTCCCCGGACCACGTCTTCAACCAGCACGGCCCGGGCGCCACCGGAGCCGACCGCTGGCTCAACAAGAAGGCCGACGGCCAGGAACTGGTGGGTGCCAACGCCTATGTGGACCCCGGCCATCCGGCGGCCGTCGACTACATCGTCCGCGGCATCCAGAGCATCGTGCGCAACTACGACGTGGACGGCGTCAACCTCGACTACGTCCGCTACCCGGACGGCAGTTCCACCACCACCCACAGCGACTGGGGCTACAACGCCGTGTCCCTCGCCCGCTTCCAGCAGGCGACGGGCCGGACGGACGTACCCCTCCCGTCCGACACCGCCTGGAGCGACTGGCGGCGCAACCAGGTCACCCAGCTGGTGCGCAGGATCTATCTCGGAGTCTGGGAGATCGACCCGCAAGCCCGCCTGTCGATGGACGCCATCACCTACGGACACGGGCCGCAGGCGGTCGGCGGCTGGCGGGCCACACGCACATACACCGAGGTCCTTCAGGACTGGGCGGGATGGCTGGACGAGGGGATCATGGACACCGCCGTGACCATGAACTACAAGCGCAACTGGAATCCGGACCAGGCGCGGATGTTCTCCGAGTGGTCCGAGTTCCTGGCCGACCACCAGGGCGAGCGGCAGGCGGTCAACGGACCCGCCCTGTACCTGAACAGCGTCGCGGACTCGCTCAGCCAGGTCAGGCAGGCGCTCAGACCCAGCACGGCTGGCAACGCCGCGGCCGGCTGGAGCGGCTACTCCTACGCCGCCCCCAGCAAGGACGTGGCAGCCAACGGCCTGCCGGCCGAGCGGGCCAAGCTGGTGCAGGCGCTGACGCGGGGCGAGGACGCGCCGTTCAGCAACGAGGCGACGGTGCCCGGCATGCCATGGAAGACGGCACCCCGGGACGGGCACGTGACCGGCAGGCTCCTGCTCCACAGCGGCGGCCCGCTGGACCAGGTACCGGTGACCCTCACCCCGCTCACCGGCGGCGGCGAGAAGACCACCCGGCTCAGCGACGGCTCGGGCTGGTTCGGCTTCACCCATGTGAAACCAGGTCTGTACCTACTCACCCTCCTTCTGCCGGAGGGTGTGATCGGCGCTCCGAAAACCGTGGTGAGGGTGACGAAAGGCAGCATCGCAAGAACCGCGTTCCCGCCATTCCTCGCCGTACCATGA
- a CDS encoding N-acetylmuramoyl-L-alanine amidase codes for MATFVTRSQWGARAPNSVSNNITPAQGGVVVHHVDAVKVAKANHADCAAQVRGIQNFHMDSNGWSDIAYSHLACVHGYLFQGRGEYVRTAAQGTTQGNDDWYAVCALTGGSASNYDTITAGLIDAVRHGINRLRVSGGAARAITGHRDHHATACPGNLYARVLSGELNPGGGPLPYPGVNFRQPPTFVHASVATWQYRMNSTHGYSLTVDGQYGPGSDSACRSFQSSRGLSVDGVVGPATWAATFA; via the coding sequence ATGGCCACGTTCGTCACCCGCTCCCAGTGGGGGGCCAGAGCGCCCAACAGCGTCAGCAACAACATCACCCCAGCCCAGGGCGGCGTAGTCGTCCATCACGTCGACGCCGTAAAGGTGGCCAAGGCCAATCACGCCGACTGCGCCGCCCAGGTCCGGGGCATCCAGAACTTCCACATGGACTCCAACGGCTGGTCGGACATCGCCTACAGCCACCTCGCCTGCGTCCACGGCTACCTCTTCCAGGGCCGTGGCGAGTACGTCCGCACCGCCGCCCAGGGCACGACGCAGGGCAATGACGACTGGTACGCGGTCTGTGCACTGACCGGCGGCTCCGCCAGCAACTACGACACCATCACCGCCGGGCTCATCGACGCCGTCCGCCACGGCATCAACCGCCTGCGGGTGTCGGGCGGCGCCGCGCGGGCCATCACCGGCCACCGGGACCACCACGCGACCGCCTGCCCGGGCAACCTGTACGCCAGGGTGCTCAGCGGCGAGCTCAACCCCGGCGGCGGCCCCCTGCCCTACCCCGGCGTCAACTTCCGCCAGCCGCCCACCTTCGTGCACGCCAGCGTGGCCACCTGGCAGTACCGGATGAACAGCACGCACGGATACTCCCTCACCGTCGACGGCCAGTACGGCCCGGGATCCGACTCCGCCTGCCGCAGCTTCCAGTCGAGCAGGGGCCTGAGCGTCGACGGCGTCGTCGGGCCGGCCACCTGGGCAGCCACGTTCGCCTAG